In the Pedobacter cryoconitis genome, CGGAAAATTACTTATAATTTTAAAAAAACTAAAGACTATTTTTGTCAAATGGAGTTGACCAAAGAAAATATTCAAAACCTAAGACAAGATTACCGCGCTGCTGAACTTTCAGAGGCGGATATCAACAAAAATCCGATTGCACAATTCGCAAAATGGTTCAAAGACGCGTTAGAGGCTAAATTGTATGAGCCTAATGTAATGACTTTGGCTACAGCCGACTTAACAGGCAAACCATCTTCCAGAATTCTCTTATTAAAGGGATTTGATGAAGAAGGTTTCGTTTTTTTTACCAATTACAACAGTAAAAAAGGTAAAGACCTTCAGGAAAATCCACAAGCTGCAATGCAATTTTTCTGGCCGGAACTGGAAAGGCAAGTCAGAATTGAGGGTATTGTAACCAAAACGACAGCAGAAGCTTCTACAGCTTATTTTCACTCCCGTCCAAAAGGCAGCCAGATTGGTGCCAGCGCCTCCCCTCAAAGTACGCTTATTCCGGGCCGCGAAATTTTAGAAGAACGTGTAAAAGAATTGACTGCAGCTTATCAGGAAACAGAAGTCCCGCGTCCTGAGCATTGGGGAGGTTATGTATTGAAGCCGGAACATATAGAATTCTGGCAAGGCCGCCCAAGCCGTTTACATGACAGGATTACTTACACCAGCGTTAACGGCGTATGGACAATTAACAGACTCGCACCTTAAACATAAAAAATGACTAAAATAGCAGTAATAGGATCTGGTACCATGGGAAATGGTATCGCGCATACTTTTGCACAATTTGGCTACCAGGTGAACCTGGTTGACATCAATCAGGAAGCATTAAATAAAGGAATAGATACAGTTAGTAAAAACCTTGACAGACAAGTTACTAAAGGGACAATAACTGAAGAAGATAAAGCAACAACATTAAAAAATATAATCACTTTTACTGACTTAAAATCAGGTGTTAAAGAGGCAGATCTTATCGTTGAGGCCGCTACCGAAAACCTTGAGCTTAAGCTGAAGATATTCAGAGATCTGGATGCTTATGCAAAACCATCAGCAATATTGGCAAGTAACACTTCCTCAATCTCAATTACCCATATTGCATCGGTCACTACCAGGGGAGAAAAGGTTATTGGAATGCACTTCATGAATCCAGTACCCGTGATGAAACTGGTAGAGGTAATTCGCGGCTATGCTACTTCTGACGAAACTACTTCGCTGGTAATGAACTTATCAGAAAAGCTGGGTAAAGTTCCTGTTGAGGTAAATGACTATCCTGGATTCGTAGCAAACCGTATTTTAATGCCCATGATCAATGAAGCCATTTACACGCTATTTGAAGGTGTTGCCGGTGTTTCAGAGATCGATACCGTAATGAAACTGGGTATGGCACATCCAATGGGCCCACTGCAACTTGCAGACTTTATTGGACTCGATGTCTGCCTGGCTATTATGAACGTATTGCATAAAGGATTCGGTAATGCTAAATATGCACCATGTCCGCTTTTAGCAAATATGGTAATGGCAGGCAAAAAAGGAGTAAAGTCCGGAGAAGGATTTTATGATTACAGTGCAGGCGTCAAAGAGGCGAAACCAGCAGCTAAGTTTTTATCTTAACTTTACCACATGAACGAAAACCTTGACCCCTCTTCAGAAAGCTTATCTCCTATTGAAAGGGACATAGAAAAAGTGTTGCGTCCCCAGGCTTTTGAAGATTTTACTGGTCAGGAAAAAATCATGGAAAACCTGAAGATCTTTGTTAAAGCAGCTAAACTGCGGGGCGAACCTTTAGACCATGTATTACTGCACGGCCCTCCGGGATTGGGAAAAACCACGCTTTCTTATATTATCGCCAATGAAATGGGTGTTGGTATTAAAGTGACTTCCGGTCCTGTACTGGATAAACCAGGTGATCTGGCAGGGCTTTTAACAAACCTGGAAACCGGAGATATCCTTTTTATTGATGAGATACACCGTTTAAGCCCTCTGGTAGAAGAATATCTGTATTCTGCAATGGAAGACTTCAAAATTGATATTATGCTGGAAAGCGGGCCTAATGCCCGTTCTGTTCAGATTACTTTGAATCCATTTACATTGGTTGGTGCAACTACACGCTCCGGATTATTGACCGCACCATTAAGAGCAAGGTTCGGCATTAATTCCAGACTGGCTTATTATGACGCTAAATTACTCACTACCATCGTACTGCGCTCTTCAGAAATCCTTAAAACACCAATTACAGAAGAAGGTGCCTATGAAATTGCAAGACGAAGCCGCGGTACACCAAGGATTGCGAATGCTTTGTTAAGAAGGACAAGAGATTTTGCACAGATCAAAGGAAATGGTACGATTGATACGACTATAGCCAAATATGCATTAACAGCCTTAAATGTTGACGAACATGGATTGGACGAAATGGATAACAAGATCCTGCTAACTATTATCGATAAGTTTAAAGGTGGCCCGGTTGGTTTAAAAACTATTGCAACTGCCGTTGGTGAAGATGAAGGAACAATAGAAGAGGTATATGAACCTTTCCTGATTCAGGAAGGCTATATGATGCGTACCTCCCGCGGAAGAGAAGTTACAGAAGCGGCTTATAAACACCTTAAAAGACAGTACCAGGCACAGTCTGGCAAGTTATTTTAAGAAATATCTTTTTGAGGCATCATTTATGTATAGGAACAGATATTACATATCTTTCATGCCAATTCTTGCTTATAAATGGTTTTAATGACTATTTATAAGCAAGAATTGGCTATAAAATAACGCAAATGAATATTGAAACAAGAAAACTGACCCTGGAAGACTATGACGATTTGAAAGAGTCAATGTTACAGGCATATGATACCCTCGGCGGACAAATCTGGAGTAAACAGACCATCGCCAAACTACTCAAACTATTCCCAGAAGGTCAGCTCTGCATCGCCGTAGATGATAAAGTAGTGGCCTGTTCACTGGCACTGATCGTAAACTACGATGAATACGGCGATAAACACACCTATGAAATGATTACTGGTGGCTATACTTTTTCTACACACGATCCTAATGGAGATACTTTATATGGTATTGAGATCTTTGTTTCTCCCGAATATAGAGGATTGAGATTAGGCCGCAGGTTATATGAAGCCAGAAAAGAACTTTGCGAAAGCCTTAATTTAAAAAGTATCATTGCAGGCGGACGGATACCCGGCTACCATGAACACGCAGATGAATTGAGTCCAAGACAATATATAGATAAGGTTAAAGCCAAAGAAATCTATGATCCTACCCTTACTTTTCAAATATCCAATGACTTTCACGTCAGGAAAGTATTAAAAAATTACCTTCCGGGAGATCATGAGTCTAAAGAATTCGCCACATTAATTGAGTGGAATAATATCTATTATCAAGGTGTTGATGCTTCAGCACGTTCGGCTAAAACAATCAGAATCGGATTGGTGCAATGGCAAATGAGACTTTTCCCTGATATGGATGCCTTTTATGAGCAGGTGGAGTTTTTTGTAGACGCTGTAAGCGGTTACAAATCTGATTTTATCATGTTCCCCGAACTTTTTAATACCCCATTATTACAGCCTTATAATCATTTACCAGAAATGGAAGCTATGCGCAAACTGGCAGAGCTTACACCAGAGATTGTAGAGAAAATTCAGAGCTATGCGGTTTCTTATAATGTGAATGTTATTTCGGGCAGTATGCCGATTTTAGAAAACAACAAGTTGTATAATGCGACTTATCTATGCCACAGAAGTGGAAAAACTGAAGAGTATAGAAAGATTCATATTACACCAAATGAGCTGAAGTATTATGGTATGGTTGGTGGCGATAAAATCCAGGTATTTGATACAGATTGTGGTAAAATCGGTATTCTGATCTGTTATGATGTTGAATTCCCGGAATTAAGCAGAATTTATGCTGATCAGGGAATGCAAATCCTGTTCGTCCCTTTCTTAACTGATACACAGAATGGATATACCAGGGTGAGAAGATGTGCACAAGCAAGGGCAATAGAAAACGAATGTTATGTAGCTATTGCAGGTTGCGTAGGTAACCTGCCAAAGGTGAATAACATGGATATACAATTTGCACAGTCTGCAGTATTCACCCCTTCAGATTTCGCCTTTCCTACAAACGCAGTAAAAGCAGAAACTACGCCAAACACCGAAATGATGCTTGTTGTAGACGTAGACCTGCATTTACTTGATGAGTTGCACCATTTTGGTACAGTTAAAATATTGAAAGACCGTCGTACTGATCTTTACGAAGTCAAATTACTTAAATAGTAAAAAGATTATTTACGTAAAAACAACCAATAAATGAGCAGGAGCAATATAATAATGGGCACTCCCCATTTGATTACTGGCCCTGCTCCTTTATCATTATCTTCATTTACGGCCTGTGGAGATGGCCCCGGGTCATCCTGATGTTTTGGATAATCAGTCTCTACTTCTTTAGGTTTATTTTCTGGGTTCTCTTTGAAATCAGATTCTGTATTTTCCATGTTTGACAGTGTTAAAGTTAATTTCAGACAATTATTTTAGTTGATACATAGATAACAAAGAAAAGATCCAAAAGTTTCCCTCAAAGCAGGACATAGTATTTTCCAACGCGCTCTCAGTACTAAATTATCTTAGACAAACATAAGTCTCAATTTCAGCACCTACTTCTGAATCTGCATCTATAGCTGCATTTGAAGGTCGAGGTTGTGCTTCGCCACTTATCAGTGCATTTGCAATATGATCCAATACACTAGAAGGAATATAAGCAGGATAAACGCTACCTACATTTCCATCTTCATCTTCAACATCAGGTAAATAAACCGCAGAAAGTACACTGCCATCTCTTTTAAAAGCAGGTTCAACGCTCGTTCTTCTGTAACTTGATGTCAAAGTCACATCTCCTCCTAAATAAGCATACCAGGAATTAGCCATAATCAATAATACTTTTATTCATCAAAAAATATCAAAAACTTTAATTTACACCTACTCTTTTAAGGATTTTCAGTTTTCTCCTTTTTATATTTTTGTAGCACCAAATTATGGTTTAAAAAGACCAAATAATAGGGTCATATGACTCAAAAATCACCTCTTGAACGTCACATAACACCATACACCAATTTTTTTATAGACAACAGAAACGTACCTTTGCAGTGAGAAATGTACAATAACCCTTCAAAATACAGCCAGCTTATCAAGGATGAAGCCCTAAGACTAGGCTTTATGCAATGCGGTATAGCTAAAGCTGGTTTTCTCGAAGAAGAAGCGCCCAGATTGGAAAAATGGCTCAAAGATAATCGTCATGGACAGATGAGCTATATGGAAAATCACTTTGACAAAAGGTTGAACCCAACACTACTGGTAGACGATGCAAAATCTGTTATCTCACTCACTTTAAACTACTTCCCAGAAGAGCGGCAAACAGACCCGGATGCACCAAAGATCTCAAAATACGCCTATGGAGCAGATTATCACACGGTCATTAAAGATAAATTATTCTTATTGCTCAGTTTTATTGAAGAAAACATAGGTGAAGTAAGCGGAAGAGCTTTTGTAGATTCTGCACCAGTACTGGACAGAGCCTGGGCAAAACGCGCAGGTATAGGCTGGATCGGTAAAAACAGCAATATTATCAGTAAAAAAAGTGGTTCCTTCTTTTTTTTGGCAGAGCTGATTATTGACCTTGACCTGGTCTATGACGAACCCTTTGCTACTGACCACTGCGGTACCTGTACCAAATGTATAGATGCCTGTCCAACAGATGCGATCCTATCCCCTTTTATCATTGATGCTACCAAATGTATCTCTTACCTCACTATTGAGCTCAGAGATGAAATCCCTAAAAGCTTTGATGATAAAATGGAAAACTGGATGTTTGGCTGTGATATTTGTCAGGACGTTTGCCCATGGAACAGATTTTCAGTTCCGCATACTGAACCAAAATTCAAACCGAATGAGAATTTACTGGGAATGAAAAGAGAAGATTGGCTGGATATTACCGAAGATGTATTTAAACAGATTTTTAAGAATTCGGCAGTAAAGCGGACTAAGTTTAAAGGCCTAACCCGCAATATTGATTTCATCAGGCAGATTCCTGATGAAAGTTAAGAATTGATTAAGCTCAAAAAAGCTTATTTAACAAACAAAATGTTATTGTAATCGTTTTTATCAGGTACATAAGTACTTCCAAGCACAGCTTTCTTTATTTTCTTGCTGGTCTTGAAAGGAAGAGAAATATTCAGTTCAGGTTTCTCCCAGACACCAATATTCCAATGTGCTTTTTCTGTAGAACCATCATCATAAGTTAAAGTAAGGTCAACAGGTAATGGTTTAAGACTTTTGTTCTCTATTTTGAAAACA is a window encoding:
- the pdxH gene encoding pyridoxamine 5'-phosphate oxidase produces the protein MELTKENIQNLRQDYRAAELSEADINKNPIAQFAKWFKDALEAKLYEPNVMTLATADLTGKPSSRILLLKGFDEEGFVFFTNYNSKKGKDLQENPQAAMQFFWPELERQVRIEGIVTKTTAEASTAYFHSRPKGSQIGASASPQSTLIPGREILEERVKELTAAYQETEVPRPEHWGGYVLKPEHIEFWQGRPSRLHDRITYTSVNGVWTINRLAP
- a CDS encoding 3-hydroxybutyryl-CoA dehydrogenase; the encoded protein is MTKIAVIGSGTMGNGIAHTFAQFGYQVNLVDINQEALNKGIDTVSKNLDRQVTKGTITEEDKATTLKNIITFTDLKSGVKEADLIVEAATENLELKLKIFRDLDAYAKPSAILASNTSSISITHIASVTTRGEKVIGMHFMNPVPVMKLVEVIRGYATSDETTSLVMNLSEKLGKVPVEVNDYPGFVANRILMPMINEAIYTLFEGVAGVSEIDTVMKLGMAHPMGPLQLADFIGLDVCLAIMNVLHKGFGNAKYAPCPLLANMVMAGKKGVKSGEGFYDYSAGVKEAKPAAKFLS
- the ruvB gene encoding Holliday junction branch migration DNA helicase RuvB — protein: MNENLDPSSESLSPIERDIEKVLRPQAFEDFTGQEKIMENLKIFVKAAKLRGEPLDHVLLHGPPGLGKTTLSYIIANEMGVGIKVTSGPVLDKPGDLAGLLTNLETGDILFIDEIHRLSPLVEEYLYSAMEDFKIDIMLESGPNARSVQITLNPFTLVGATTRSGLLTAPLRARFGINSRLAYYDAKLLTTIVLRSSEILKTPITEEGAYEIARRSRGTPRIANALLRRTRDFAQIKGNGTIDTTIAKYALTALNVDEHGLDEMDNKILLTIIDKFKGGPVGLKTIATAVGEDEGTIEEVYEPFLIQEGYMMRTSRGREVTEAAYKHLKRQYQAQSGKLF
- the queG gene encoding tRNA epoxyqueuosine(34) reductase QueG encodes the protein MYNNPSKYSQLIKDEALRLGFMQCGIAKAGFLEEEAPRLEKWLKDNRHGQMSYMENHFDKRLNPTLLVDDAKSVISLTLNYFPEERQTDPDAPKISKYAYGADYHTVIKDKLFLLLSFIEENIGEVSGRAFVDSAPVLDRAWAKRAGIGWIGKNSNIISKKSGSFFFLAELIIDLDLVYDEPFATDHCGTCTKCIDACPTDAILSPFIIDATKCISYLTIELRDEIPKSFDDKMENWMFGCDICQDVCPWNRFSVPHTEPKFKPNENLLGMKREDWLDITEDVFKQIFKNSAVKRTKFKGLTRNIDFIRQIPDES
- a CDS encoding carbon-nitrogen hydrolase family protein, with the translated sequence MNIETRKLTLEDYDDLKESMLQAYDTLGGQIWSKQTIAKLLKLFPEGQLCIAVDDKVVACSLALIVNYDEYGDKHTYEMITGGYTFSTHDPNGDTLYGIEIFVSPEYRGLRLGRRLYEARKELCESLNLKSIIAGGRIPGYHEHADELSPRQYIDKVKAKEIYDPTLTFQISNDFHVRKVLKNYLPGDHESKEFATLIEWNNIYYQGVDASARSAKTIRIGLVQWQMRLFPDMDAFYEQVEFFVDAVSGYKSDFIMFPELFNTPLLQPYNHLPEMEAMRKLAELTPEIVEKIQSYAVSYNVNVISGSMPILENNKLYNATYLCHRSGKTEEYRKIHITPNELKYYGMVGGDKIQVFDTDCGKIGILICYDVEFPELSRIYADQGMQILFVPFLTDTQNGYTRVRRCAQARAIENECYVAIAGCVGNLPKVNNMDIQFAQSAVFTPSDFAFPTNAVKAETTPNTEMMLVVDVDLHLLDELHHFGTVKILKDRRTDLYEVKLLK